Proteins from one Listeria innocua genomic window:
- a CDS encoding Crp/Fnr family transcriptional regulator: MKQNILNNYVSTNDFPVITRGKRKYLTYEGLEDSYVYILKKGIIKTSIISRDGREFNLNYINKMDIISLLKDEYSQFANAPFNIRVESDTAELYQVDRVRFWKDVNRDVDLQIYVKDYYRTRLLQSIKKMQQMLMNGKLGAICTQLYELYTLFGVEIEKDQFLIDFLVSNEEIGHFCGINSASSVNRIFQQLKKEGVITMKNRYIIIKKLDVIQENVIF; encoded by the coding sequence ATGAAACAAAATATTCTTAATAATTATGTAAGCACAAATGATTTTCCAGTTATTACAAGGGGAAAACGTAAATATTTAACTTACGAAGGGCTTGAAGATTCTTATGTGTACATACTTAAAAAAGGGATTATTAAAACGAGTATTATCTCAAGGGATGGCAGGGAATTTAATTTAAACTACATTAATAAAATGGATATTATCTCACTTTTAAAAGATGAGTATTCTCAATTTGCCAATGCGCCGTTTAATATTCGTGTGGAATCAGACACAGCAGAACTATATCAAGTAGACCGAGTACGTTTTTGGAAAGATGTAAACCGTGACGTTGATCTGCAAATTTATGTCAAAGATTATTATCGCACAAGACTTTTACAATCCATCAAAAAAATGCAGCAAATGCTGATGAACGGAAAACTTGGCGCAATTTGCACACAGTTATACGAACTTTATACACTTTTCGGCGTGGAAATCGAAAAAGATCAATTTTTAATCGATTTTTTAGTGAGTAATGAAGAAATTGGTCACTTTTGCGGAATAAATTCAGCGAGCAGTGTCAATCGGATTTTTCAACAATTAAAAAAAGAGGGCGTCATCACCATGAAAAATCGCTATATTATCATAAAAAAATTAGATGTTATTCAAGAAAACGTAATTTTTTAA
- a CDS encoding DUF3116 family protein, which yields MERPDNRLIIMVLEVVKNPVYNIKSLTINFLQSDIVGNSTRNELLYCTYWLEFHGFIIRDENNNNKKYYSMTQQGNHLLQKIKNELS from the coding sequence ATGGAAAGGCCAGATAATCGACTTATTATAATGGTGTTAGAAGTTGTCAAAAATCCTGTATACAATATAAAATCATTAACCATCAATTTTCTGCAAAGTGATATTGTTGGCAATTCTACGAGAAATGAGTTGTTATACTGCACTTACTGGCTTGAATTTCATGGCTTTATCATACGTGACGAAAATAATAATAATAAAAAATATTATAGTATGACGCAGCAAGGTAATCATTTACTTCAAAAAATTAAAAATGAACTTTCTTAG
- a CDS encoding MFS transporter, which translates to MKEKLFNKGFVLITLINFVVYLVYYLLMVIIAVIAQEELGASLGEAGFASGIYIIGTLLARLYMGKKLELFGRKQVLRFGILFFLVTTMAYLYMPTIAIMFIIRFLNGFAYGTTSTATNAIVTAYIPNSRNGEGINYYGLSTSLAAAIGPFIGMILLSKTSFYTIIIFSTVIVLLTALLCFYLPVKNIVLTKEHRTALQTWTVKSFIETKVIPITFIAFLMGISYSSVLTFLASYAREINLVSAGTFFFVVYALVITFTRPMSGKLFDAKGEKYVMYPSYLFLAVGLVVLSTATSSIVLLISGGLIGLGYGTFMSNGQAVCLKVCEPHRIGIGLSTYFIGLDLGLGIGPYIMGEIHHVLSFQGIYIIAGAIAFVCVFIYMFLSRKKVSSGAHEQLKGSEEL; encoded by the coding sequence ATGAAAGAAAAATTATTTAATAAGGGTTTTGTTTTAATAACATTGATTAACTTTGTCGTTTATCTTGTCTATTATTTGCTGATGGTGATTATTGCTGTCATTGCCCAAGAAGAGCTGGGTGCATCACTCGGCGAAGCGGGTTTTGCTTCTGGTATTTATATTATTGGTACGCTCCTTGCGAGACTTTATATGGGGAAAAAGCTTGAGTTATTTGGTCGTAAGCAAGTTTTAAGGTTTGGTATTTTATTTTTCTTAGTAACGACGATGGCTTACTTATACATGCCGACGATTGCAATTATGTTTATTATTCGCTTTTTAAATGGGTTTGCATATGGAACAACTTCTACTGCAACAAATGCCATTGTTACTGCTTATATTCCTAATTCTAGAAACGGAGAAGGCATTAATTATTATGGTCTTAGTACGAGTCTTGCTGCTGCCATTGGACCATTTATTGGAATGATTTTGTTAAGTAAAACAAGCTTTTATACGATTATTATTTTTTCCACGGTTATTGTCTTATTAACTGCACTGCTTTGTTTCTATCTACCAGTAAAAAATATTGTTTTAACAAAAGAACATCGGACAGCATTACAAACTTGGACTGTCAAAAGTTTTATTGAAACAAAAGTTATTCCGATTACTTTTATTGCCTTTTTGATGGGGATTTCTTATTCAAGCGTACTTACCTTCCTTGCTTCGTATGCGCGAGAAATTAATTTAGTTAGCGCTGGTACTTTTTTCTTTGTTGTCTATGCGTTAGTTATTACTTTTACCAGACCTATGTCAGGGAAACTATTTGATGCAAAAGGTGAAAAATATGTCATGTATCCTAGTTATCTCTTTTTAGCAGTTGGTCTAGTTGTGCTTAGTACTGCAACATCAAGTATTGTTTTACTTATTTCAGGTGGATTAATTGGTTTAGGTTATGGAACTTTTATGTCGAATGGACAAGCTGTTTGTTTGAAAGTTTGTGAACCCCACCGTATTGGCATTGGTTTATCTACTTACTTTATTGGGCTTGATTTAGGCCTTGGTATCGGACCTTATATTATGGGTGAAATTCATCATGTTCTTTCATTCCAAGGTATTTACATTATCGCTGGTGCTATCGCATTTGTTTGCGTATTTATTTACATGTTTTTATCCAGAAAAAAAGTGTCCAGTGGCGCACATGAACAACTAAAAGGGAGCGAAGAATTATGA
- the treR gene encoding trehalose operon repressor, with product MNKKNKFFDIYLELEQDITSGVYPAGTLLPSENVLAKRFSVSRETIRKALVLLLENGCIQKLQGKGSIVIDRERYSFPVSGLTSFKELQKSEHMNATTKVIRNERATLPNRIADFAGLPRGSSCLAILRVRYLEGEATILDYDYLLDNTNPIETEILEDSLYQYLENEKGYEISYAQKEITVEPLNAEDKKYLALHGDTHVVVVKSTVFLKDTTLFQYTESRHRLDKFRFIDFARRR from the coding sequence TTGAATAAAAAAAATAAGTTTTTTGACATTTATTTAGAATTAGAGCAAGATATTACATCCGGCGTTTATCCAGCAGGCACACTACTTCCGAGTGAAAATGTCCTGGCCAAACGTTTTTCAGTATCCCGTGAAACAATCAGAAAAGCACTTGTTTTACTACTTGAAAACGGCTGTATTCAAAAGCTCCAAGGTAAAGGATCGATTGTAATTGATAGGGAACGATATTCATTTCCAGTTTCGGGATTAACTAGTTTTAAAGAATTACAAAAATCCGAACATATGAATGCGACCACCAAAGTAATTCGAAACGAGCGAGCAACCTTGCCAAATCGTATTGCTGATTTCGCTGGTCTTCCGCGTGGATCATCTTGTTTAGCTATCTTGAGAGTTCGTTATTTAGAAGGAGAAGCAACCATTCTAGACTACGATTATTTATTAGACAATACCAATCCGATTGAAACCGAGATTTTAGAAGACTCTCTTTATCAGTACTTAGAAAATGAAAAAGGCTATGAAATCAGTTACGCTCAAAAAGAAATTACGGTTGAGCCGCTGAATGCAGAAGATAAGAAATACTTAGCGCTCCACGGTGACACTCATGTGGTTGTCGTAAAAAGCACCGTATTTCTAAAAGACACAACTCTTTTTCAATATACAGAGTCACGTCACCGATTGGATAAATTTCGTTTTATTGATTTTGCTAGAAGACGTTAA
- a CDS encoding YdeI/OmpD-associated family protein → MAKTELNPKVDSFLNKPSTWQAEFKALREMAITFELEEEFKWGKPCYAINGSNVFLIHGFKNYCALLFMKGALLRDPDNILVQQTENVQAARQIRFTNLQEILDQKEILKKYIQNAIEVEKAGLEVALKPRAETPIPEELLVKFEELPALKTAFEALTPGRQKAYLLYFAAPKQSKTRVSRIEKYEATILDGLGLND, encoded by the coding sequence ATGGCAAAGACAGAATTAAATCCCAAAGTAGATTCGTTCCTTAATAAACCTTCTACCTGGCAAGCTGAATTCAAAGCATTAAGAGAAATGGCTATCACATTTGAACTAGAAGAAGAATTTAAATGGGGAAAACCTTGTTATGCTATTAATGGCAGCAACGTTTTCTTAATTCATGGTTTTAAAAACTACTGTGCCCTGTTATTTATGAAAGGCGCACTACTCCGTGATCCGGACAATATTTTAGTGCAACAAACAGAAAATGTGCAAGCTGCTAGGCAAATCCGCTTTACTAATTTACAAGAAATTCTTGATCAAAAAGAGATTTTAAAAAAATATATTCAAAATGCAATCGAAGTTGAAAAAGCTGGTTTAGAAGTAGCGCTTAAACCAAGAGCGGAAACGCCTATTCCAGAAGAGTTACTTGTGAAATTTGAGGAATTACCTGCTTTAAAAACAGCTTTTGAAGCGTTAACTCCTGGTCGCCAAAAAGCGTACTTGCTTTATTTTGCGGCTCCAAAGCAATCAAAAACGCGTGTTTCGCGCATTGAGAAATATGAAGCAACGATTTTAGATGGATTAGGACTTAATGATTAA
- a CDS encoding NUDIX hydrolase, translating to MYKYTLCFIQRADEILLLNRQKSPWMGSWNGVGGKIEPGESLIESIKREIKEETGINAADYEIRDIGEMKWFVEGENLGGMHLFVAKLKDDFIYQTPLATDEGILDFKKISWILNQENTGVVNNLPYLIKHVPDDLKRIEVTTKYRENTLLHISHQVL from the coding sequence ATGTATAAATACACGCTCTGCTTTATCCAAAGAGCTGATGAAATTTTATTATTAAACAGACAAAAATCCCCTTGGATGGGAAGTTGGAACGGCGTTGGTGGAAAAATCGAGCCCGGAGAATCACTCATTGAATCTATCAAACGTGAAATTAAAGAAGAGACTGGAATTAATGCAGCCGACTACGAAATACGTGATATTGGTGAAATGAAATGGTTTGTAGAAGGGGAGAACCTTGGCGGCATGCATTTGTTTGTTGCTAAACTGAAAGATGACTTTATATACCAAACCCCGCTGGCAACCGATGAAGGAATTCTCGACTTTAAAAAAATATCATGGATACTTAATCAAGAGAATACTGGTGTAGTGAACAATCTACCTTATCTGATCAAACATGTTCCGGATGATTTGAAGAGAATAGAAGTTACAACAAAATACCGTGAAAATACATTATTACATATTAGCCATCAAGTCTTATAA
- a CDS encoding T7SS effector LXG polymorphic toxin, with the protein MKIDVRELNEIVSENIVMLKKEYENLNIAMNATTNFTVETQEFFKGKTADASRAYLQEAYKPVQQKTLEVNKLMTKILSEYIADAEAQFGANGMIDIQSIVMEYKRSFNQVSDDEMREYRDLNNLIQEANEFTYFQSSNLGFFEELHHDALTEITNIRMKLEDFETKWNVELSKAEKLQKELDWMLTQVNDNKIIPTSYQAGTLPFGKPFKSRDEFDTVQEYYQYVVEWAVANGKAKEIIVDGQRYYEFTDTFYYENYNKEVNGTLVMTEVNGEMILFVQRKDIESAVSVPFGVFYPDPFQRLANGGETDGTIKLYHWKSKDIPEGLSVPNEELKAMADFFADTQNSYDAGMAILKYLAHNKNPEKLSFTDTELDKVATNWSGGKNRFDFAGEVEAHADMLTDSILTELAAKPMDKIDRPGNTDEEKEQGYYHAASIADMQKGEDGMMNKSFNSIWGSGQYSAYLQNLMHGQENTPKAKKRSFPRQ; encoded by the coding sequence ATGAAGATAGATGTCAGAGAATTAAATGAGATAGTTAGCGAGAATATAGTAATGCTTAAGAAAGAGTATGAAAATTTAAATATAGCAATGAACGCTACAACCAATTTCACAGTAGAAACTCAGGAATTTTTTAAAGGAAAAACAGCAGATGCAAGTCGTGCTTATCTACAAGAGGCATATAAACCTGTACAACAAAAAACGCTAGAAGTTAATAAATTGATGACAAAAATATTGAGCGAATATATTGCAGATGCCGAGGCACAGTTCGGAGCAAATGGTATGATAGATATTCAATCTATTGTAATGGAATACAAGCGCAGTTTTAATCAAGTTAGTGATGATGAAATGAGAGAATACCGCGATTTGAATAATCTTATTCAAGAGGCAAACGAATTTACTTACTTTCAGTCGAGTAATTTAGGTTTTTTTGAAGAATTGCATCATGATGCTTTAACAGAAATAACAAATATTCGCATGAAACTAGAAGACTTTGAAACCAAATGGAATGTTGAACTTAGTAAAGCTGAAAAATTACAAAAAGAGCTTGATTGGATGTTAACACAAGTTAATGATAATAAAATAATTCCAACAAGCTATCAAGCCGGAACGCTCCCATTCGGTAAGCCATTTAAATCACGAGATGAGTTTGATACAGTGCAAGAATATTACCAATATGTCGTTGAATGGGCAGTGGCAAATGGTAAAGCGAAAGAAATCATTGTTGATGGGCAAAGATATTATGAGTTTACCGATACTTTTTATTATGAAAATTATAATAAGGAAGTCAATGGAACATTAGTTATGACAGAAGTAAATGGAGAAATGATATTATTTGTACAACGTAAAGATATAGAGAGTGCAGTTTCTGTTCCTTTTGGAGTATTTTACCCAGATCCATTTCAAAGGCTAGCAAATGGAGGAGAAACAGATGGAACTATAAAATTATATCACTGGAAGAGCAAAGATATACCAGAAGGACTAAGTGTTCCAAACGAAGAATTAAAGGCTATGGCAGATTTCTTCGCAGATACACAGAATAGTTATGATGCAGGTATGGCTATATTAAAATATTTGGCTCATAACAAAAATCCTGAAAAGCTATCATTTACAGATACAGAATTAGATAAAGTTGCAACGAATTGGTCTGGCGGTAAAAATAGATTTGACTTTGCAGGTGAAGTTGAGGCGCATGCTGATATGCTTACTGATTCAATACTAACAGAACTTGCCGCGAAGCCAATGGATAAAATTGATAGACCTGGTAATACAGATGAAGAGAAGGAGCAAGGATATTATCACGCAGCTTCAATAGCTGATATGCAAAAAGGAGAAGATGGAATGATGAACAAAAGTTTTAATTCGATTTGGGGTTCTGGCCAATATTCAGCTTATCTTCAAAACCTTATGCATGGACAAGAGAATACGCCGAAAGCTAAAAAGAGAAGTTTCCCACGCCAATAA
- a CDS encoding histidine phosphatase family protein, protein MKKTLYLMRHGQTLFNQRKKIQGFCDAPLTDLGIKQAKIAGSYFKENNITFDQVYSSTSERACDTLELITDKSYQRLKGLKEWNFGAFEGESEDLNPPLPYGDFFAEYGGEREVDFRDRLVTTMERIMSQDNHDTVLAVSHGAACAQFARYWEKTSKIGKVTGLKNCCILKFEYENGRFTLVNFINHDFENGTHMESVK, encoded by the coding sequence ATGAAAAAGACATTATATTTAATGCGCCACGGTCAAACTTTATTTAACCAACGCAAAAAAATTCAAGGATTTTGCGATGCCCCACTTACCGACCTCGGGATTAAACAAGCAAAAATCGCTGGGAGTTACTTTAAAGAAAATAATATAACATTCGATCAAGTTTACAGTTCCACATCAGAGCGCGCATGTGACACGTTAGAGCTGATTACGGACAAAAGCTATCAACGGTTGAAAGGTTTGAAAGAATGGAATTTTGGTGCTTTTGAAGGCGAGAGCGAAGACCTGAACCCACCACTACCATATGGAGATTTTTTTGCCGAGTATGGGGGAGAGCGAGAAGTAGATTTCAGAGACCGTTTAGTAACAACAATGGAACGTATCATGAGCCAAGATAACCATGATACTGTCCTCGCTGTTTCCCACGGAGCAGCCTGTGCTCAATTTGCCAGATATTGGGAAAAAACAAGCAAAATTGGCAAAGTAACAGGACTGAAAAATTGCTGCATTCTGAAGTTTGAATATGAAAACGGTAGATTTACTTTAGTTAATTTTATTAATCATGATTTTGAGAATGGGACGCATATGGAAAGTGTTAAATAA
- a CDS encoding YitT family protein produces MKNKTGWNIAKIIVGALIFSLAVNVFAIPNNLGEGGVTGLTMMLYYLLGWTPAITTFIFNGILLVIGYKFLDRMTIVWTIVAISFTSLFLHFSEPLAFVASQSIVAAIFAGLMMGIGMGLIMNGGGTTAGSAILAKIANKYLGWNTSYALLFFDLIVVIPSVFVIGFENMLFTVVSLYISTKVLDFILEGYNPKKSVTIISDYYEEIATEIDANLERGITLFNGQGFYMRQDKKILYIVISRDQLLPLTKIVNKYDEKAFFIINDVQSVVGEGFTKQITSE; encoded by the coding sequence ATGAAAAATAAAACTGGTTGGAACATCGCAAAAATTATTGTTGGAGCGCTTATATTCTCGCTTGCGGTCAATGTTTTTGCAATCCCTAATAATCTTGGGGAAGGCGGCGTTACGGGGTTAACGATGATGCTTTACTACTTGCTTGGTTGGACTCCAGCGATTACGACGTTTATTTTTAATGGTATTTTACTTGTTATTGGTTATAAGTTTTTGGATCGCATGACGATTGTTTGGACGATTGTCGCGATTAGTTTCACTTCGCTATTCTTACATTTTTCTGAACCGCTTGCTTTTGTTGCAAGCCAATCTATCGTGGCAGCGATTTTCGCTGGTTTAATGATGGGAATTGGTATGGGGCTCATTATGAACGGCGGCGGAACTACTGCTGGAAGTGCTATTTTAGCAAAAATAGCAAATAAATATTTAGGTTGGAATACTAGTTATGCGCTATTATTCTTTGATTTAATTGTCGTTATCCCTTCTGTTTTTGTTATTGGTTTTGAAAATATGCTATTTACGGTTGTTTCACTTTATATTTCTACAAAAGTGCTTGATTTCATCCTAGAAGGTTATAATCCTAAAAAATCTGTTACGATTATTTCTGACTACTATGAAGAAATTGCTACCGAAATCGATGCGAATTTGGAACGAGGTATTACGCTGTTTAACGGTCAAGGATTCTATATGCGTCAAGATAAAAAAATCCTTTATATCGTGATTAGTCGTGATCAACTTCTCCCACTAACAAAAATCGTGAATAAATATGACGAAAAAGCATTCTTTATTATTAATGACGTGCAAAGTGTTGTTGGAGAAGGATTCACAAAACAAATTACAAGCGAATGA
- a CDS encoding DUF1254 domain-containing protein gives MKKMLPESKVESIRKEGFLNRAVEAYRFFYPTVSNVSNFKALHDLGITENHDFIIQLTTPDLNVLTQNSDTPYCLGTGNTENGPVVIELPLGAIVGVADDINFKFITNMGLTGDEEGKGAKYLYLPPNYDGDIPEGYIVRKPSSFRFLICLRAMVHQASDYEKAFELLKTVKFYPLKEAKNNPTSTFHDFSHRKAISTPYYVEGKFDYWEVIKWALDNDETDPEYYQMYGLLKAIGLAPNKEFNPDSDTKALLIEAAEKADKMMFVNSFNTDDPAAIVWPGKNWEWAVYGENNDFYEKTYLNLPVRERWFYQATLETHMMFMHKVGFGSVYMLGVKDKEGNYLDGGKSYTLKVPTPVPTSIFWSVTVYEMDTRSEIVTEQFMPALNSIKDTFEADADGNTTLYFGPNPPEDESLPWIQTVPDANWFTYFRIYGPTEPAFDNSWQLYDFEEVK, from the coding sequence ATGAAAAAAATGCTACCTGAGAGTAAAGTAGAATCAATAAGAAAAGAAGGATTTTTAAATCGAGCTGTGGAGGCATACCGATTTTTCTATCCAACCGTTTCGAATGTATCAAATTTTAAAGCATTACACGATTTAGGAATTACCGAGAATCACGATTTTATTATTCAACTTACGACTCCTGACTTAAATGTACTGACACAAAATTCAGATACCCCGTATTGTCTTGGAACAGGGAACACAGAGAATGGTCCTGTTGTCATCGAATTACCGCTGGGTGCCATTGTTGGTGTGGCGGATGATATTAATTTTAAATTTATTACGAATATGGGATTAACAGGGGATGAAGAAGGTAAAGGTGCCAAGTATTTATATCTTCCTCCTAATTATGACGGGGATATTCCAGAAGGATACATAGTTCGCAAACCATCTAGTTTTAGGTTTTTAATTTGTTTACGGGCGATGGTCCACCAAGCAAGTGATTATGAAAAAGCATTTGAGTTACTAAAAACAGTAAAATTTTATCCGCTAAAAGAAGCAAAAAATAATCCAACCAGTACTTTCCATGATTTTTCTCATCGTAAAGCCATTTCAACACCTTATTATGTTGAAGGAAAATTCGATTATTGGGAAGTAATCAAATGGGCGCTGGATAATGATGAAACAGATCCAGAATATTACCAAATGTATGGCTTACTAAAAGCAATTGGACTGGCTCCAAATAAAGAATTTAATCCTGATTCAGACACAAAAGCATTGTTAATTGAAGCTGCCGAAAAAGCAGATAAGATGATGTTTGTGAATTCCTTTAATACAGATGATCCTGCAGCCATTGTTTGGCCAGGGAAAAATTGGGAATGGGCTGTATACGGTGAGAATAATGACTTCTATGAAAAAACGTATTTAAACCTTCCTGTAAGAGAGCGCTGGTTCTATCAAGCGACACTCGAAACACACATGATGTTTATGCATAAAGTCGGATTTGGTTCCGTTTATATGCTTGGGGTGAAAGATAAAGAAGGAAACTATCTGGATGGGGGTAAAAGTTATACATTAAAAGTGCCAACACCAGTACCAACGAGCATTTTCTGGTCGGTAACGGTTTATGAGATGGATACTCGTTCGGAAATTGTTACCGAGCAGTTTATGCCTGCACTTAATTCAATCAAAGATACCTTTGAAGCTGATGCAGATGGCAATACAACGCTTTACTTTGGACCAAATCCACCAGAAGATGAGTCGCTACCTTGGATTCAAACTGTTCCTGATGCCAATTGGTTCACGTACTTCCGTATTTACGGACCAACTGAACCAGCATTTGACAATAGCTGGCAACTATATGATTTTGAAGAAGTTAAATAA
- a CDS encoding VOC family protein encodes MTLNVYLNFRTQSRDAIAFYEEIFGTKCTDLMTYGEIESAEEPIEDSLKDLVMNASLVLDGVKVMFSDVPKSMPLTFGDNITLVIDTTDEIKLTKQFHQLAEGGNIIMPLGKTFWSEKYGQVTDKFGIGWQLNLS; translated from the coding sequence ATGACGTTAAATGTTTACTTGAATTTTAGAACACAATCCAGAGATGCTATCGCGTTTTATGAAGAAATTTTTGGAACAAAGTGTACAGATTTGATGACATATGGGGAAATCGAGTCCGCTGAAGAACCTATAGAAGATTCGCTAAAAGATTTAGTAATGAATGCTAGTTTAGTACTCGATGGAGTAAAAGTCATGTTTTCCGATGTGCCGAAGTCTATGCCACTTACATTTGGAGACAATATCACACTCGTTATCGATACAACGGACGAAATAAAACTGACAAAACAATTCCATCAACTTGCGGAAGGCGGCAATATTATTATGCCACTCGGAAAAACATTTTGGTCAGAAAAATATGGTCAAGTTACTGATAAGTTTGGTATTGGTTGGCAGCTTAATCTATCCTAA
- the dbpA gene encoding ATP-dependent RNA helicase DbpA, with protein MNNLKLSEEIKRAINELGYKEATPVQKAVIPVALTGEDIVAKSQTGSGKTAAFAIPIAEQVVWEENKPQALIIVPTRELAMQVKTECTNIGRFKRIKAAAIYGQSPFAKQKLELSQKNHIVVGTPGRLLDHIEKGSLNVDKVAHLVLDEVDEMLSMGFIDQVEDILSRLPKQRQNLFFSATLPEEMQDLIKRYQDNPMVIEMASEKTNPIFHVEMQTDNKEKTLKDVLITENPDSAIIFCNTKNQVDELTDLLDVKASKIHGGLRQEDRFRAMDDFKSGKSRFLIATDVAGRGIDVDNVSLVINYDLPIEKENYVHRIGRTGRAGKSGKAISFVKTNENPLLRDIEEMLNITIEKKRKPTIIEVKANEEAFRKKQQKRPTIKKARGEKLNKNIMKLYFNGGKKKKIRAVDFVGTISKLEGITAEDIGIITIEDHVSFVEILNGKGPAVLEMMRSRKVKGRRLKVNEARKR; from the coding sequence ATGAATAATTTAAAATTAAGTGAAGAAATTAAAAGAGCCATTAATGAACTAGGATATAAAGAAGCTACCCCTGTTCAAAAAGCAGTAATTCCAGTTGCCTTAACAGGAGAAGATATTGTTGCTAAATCACAAACTGGTAGCGGGAAAACAGCAGCATTTGCGATTCCAATTGCAGAACAGGTTGTTTGGGAAGAAAACAAACCACAAGCGCTAATTATCGTACCAACGAGAGAACTTGCAATGCAGGTTAAGACAGAATGTACGAATATTGGACGATTTAAACGAATTAAAGCAGCAGCAATATATGGACAATCACCTTTTGCTAAACAAAAATTAGAATTAAGTCAAAAAAACCATATTGTTGTTGGAACGCCGGGGCGATTACTGGATCATATCGAAAAAGGATCACTTAATGTCGATAAAGTAGCCCATTTAGTTTTAGATGAAGTAGACGAAATGTTAAGCATGGGCTTTATTGACCAAGTAGAAGATATTCTTAGCCGTTTACCAAAACAGCGTCAAAACTTATTTTTCTCAGCGACATTACCTGAAGAAATGCAAGATTTAATTAAACGCTATCAAGATAATCCAATGGTAATTGAAATGGCTTCTGAAAAAACAAATCCAATTTTTCATGTGGAAATGCAAACGGATAATAAAGAAAAAACGTTAAAAGATGTTTTAATTACTGAAAATCCTGACAGTGCAATTATTTTTTGCAATACGAAAAATCAAGTCGATGAACTCACCGATTTACTCGATGTAAAAGCTAGTAAAATTCATGGCGGTTTAAGACAAGAAGATCGTTTCCGCGCTATGGATGATTTCAAAAGCGGAAAATCACGTTTCTTAATTGCGACAGATGTAGCCGGTCGAGGAATTGATGTTGATAATGTCTCGCTTGTAATTAATTACGATTTACCAATTGAAAAAGAGAACTACGTGCACCGAATCGGACGTACTGGCCGTGCTGGAAAAAGTGGAAAAGCTATCAGTTTTGTTAAAACGAATGAAAATCCGCTTCTTCGTGATATAGAAGAAATGCTAAATATTACGATTGAGAAAAAGCGGAAACCAACTATCATCGAAGTAAAAGCAAATGAAGAAGCTTTCCGTAAAAAACAACAAAAACGCCCAACCATAAAGAAAGCTCGCGGTGAAAAACTAAATAAAAATATTATGAAACTTTATTTTAACGGTGGTAAAAAGAAAAAAATCCGTGCGGTAGATTTTGTTGGAACCATTTCTAAATTAGAAGGGATTACAGCGGAAGATATTGGTATTATTACGATTGAAGACCATGTATCCTTTGTCGAAATTTTAAACGGAAAAGGCCCAGCTGTCCTTGAAATGATGCGCTCACGAAAAGTGAAAGGCAGACGTCTCAAAGTCAACGAAGCAAGAAAACGATAA